aactTGCAGAATTTTCacgcagaattcagtgcagaaattctgccgtgtgaatgcgGCCCTAAGATAGTTCTTTTTAAATGACAGAACACAAATCCATGCACCTGACGCAAAATTTCTCTCATTGCTATGGAGGTATGGGACTGATTTTCTGTGGCAGAAATTTCTGCAATGAGTGAACATGGTAGTGAATCTGCCCTTTAAATGGACATAACATATATAATAACCATTTTCACTTTTATACAGGCTCAGTGACTTCTTAAAAGGATTAAACAATCCATTTtataaaaaagaattttttattttattttatacacacacattatatatatatatatatatatatatatatatatatatatatatatatatatacactggatAGAAATAAATTTCAACATATAAAATGAAGAAATCTGtacaaataatacaaaataaatgcATAGAACTAGCAGAGCTAATAGATTCTCATCACCGAATGACGTCCAACCTCACAGTATCGGCCACTGGAATGTATAGagttgtataatgtgtgtatcccTTAGCGCCAAATTTACAATATACAACAGAACCGAATCatcaaaagggggagatttatcataagaaAATGAAAGATGGATTTCCCACTCTAACAAAGTTAGTGGTTTAgaacagcggtcttcaaactgtggccctccagatgttgcaaaaatacaactcccagcatgcccagacagccaacggctgtccgggcatgctgggaattgtagttttgcaacatctggtgggccacagtttgaagaccactggtttagaaaATGAGAGCAGGAATcccactggttgctatgggcaaattatCCTCTAGCAGTTTATAATTAGCATTTTAGAATTACTGAGACACTTGCCCACACTTTTTCGATTGGAACTATCCATTGAAATACTGTGCAGGTAGCATGTGACTGCTTACATTCACTGACTAAACAATGTTGTGATATGCTAGCAAAATTGCTGAGCAATCATGGCTTCTTttgagcccttaaccccttaaggacccggggtttttccgtttttgcatttttctttttttcctccttacctttaaaaaatcataactctttcaattttgcacctaaaaatccatatgatggcatattttttgcaccaccaattctactttgtaatgacgtcagtcattttacccaaaaatcgacggcgaaactgaaaaaaaaaaaaaaaaataataattgtgagacaaatttgaaaaaaaataaaacgccattttgtaacttttgggggcttccatttctacacagtacatttttcggtaaaaattacaccttatcattattctgtaggtccatacgattaaaatgataccctacttaccgtatttatcggggtataccatgcaccctcattttaccaaggatatttgggtaaaaaaaagttttttactcaaatatccatggtaaaatgagggtgcgtgtgtgcgcgtgtataccccgatacacccccaggaaattttagcctaaaaagtgcgtgttatacgccgataaatacggtatataggtttgattttgtcgtacttctgaaaaaaatcatgaatacatgcaggaaaatgtatacgtttcaaattgtcatcttctgacccccataactttttttatttttccgtgtatggggcggtatgagggctcattttttgcgccgtgatctgaagtttttagcggtaccatttttgcattgataggacttattgatataaaaagtgaccaaaaatgcactattttggactttggaatttttttgcgcgtacgccattgaccgtgcggtttcatcaacaatatatttttataatttggacattttcgcacgcggtgataccacatgtttatttttattttcacagttttctttttttaatgggaaaaggggggtgattcaaacttttattaggggaggtgttaatcgccgcggcggtcccgaacagctccctgagctaacgggcatggtttcactttgaacgccgcgtctaaagggttaatagcgcgcggaaccgcgatcactgccacgcgctattagccacgggtcccggcagttgtggccccgtgttatagaaagggaaagaacTCAGGACGTaacggtacatccttggtccttaacaggttaaaggactcagggttttttcattttttctcctcaccttctaaaaatcataacacttttagttttccacctacagaccaatatgagggcttgtttttttgcgctaccaattttactttgtaatctaATTATTACGtttaattgtcctattctgaccccctataacactttttaaatctttctgtatacagggatgtgtgagggctcattgtagcgctgtgatctgtattttttttgtaccatttttgtttttgagactttcgaatttttatcatttttttagggtataaaaagggaccaaaaatatgcaattttggactttggtatacgCCATTAACAGTGCGGTTTAATGAAcgttatatttttaaagttcagacatttatgcacactgcaataccacaaatgttatatatatatatattttttttttggaatagggTGATTCCTTTTATTACGGAAGGGGGTAATTCACATTTGACGTAATGATGCAGGTTTAGAAGAGGagcgggcacagggcgtacaggtatgcatccttaaggagttaatacaaCCAGCTTGTTtttctcttttcccaaaaacaatGTACACTTCCTTTTTAAAAGGTCTTAGCGGCAGCTGACTCATGGTAGAGCTACAGCTCTGCTCCTTTCTTAGCGCCCAATCTCACATGATGACAATGTACATTACAAAGGGCCGCTGCCTGTAAAAACCTGGCACTTCTAATGCAACCGTGTTAATAGAGGAGCCGCAGATACCAGTCACAGTTATGTTTGTAGAGGCTCACAGCACAGGAGATATGTAAATGTGACATATCATGGGGGGCAGAAAGGTTTCTCTCCTTGAAATGAAGAAAACAGTTCTATAGTCAGCCACTGGCTGACAACAGGGAGCAATAGAACATATTAAACATATATAGAACATATGAATGGAAAATAGACTTCAAGGTTCAATTCCATTTAAGAAGCAAACATCTGCCGCTGCTTTTAAAAAAACCTGCAGCCAGTCATGGAGTTTTATAGCTACACATGATACTGGGATATATTGCATTTGGATCTTCCTGACCTGTCTCCCCCTCCAACCTCAGTCTCCTGCTCCATGTTACAGGTCAGTAATAGATGGCAGCATCTGTGCACAAGGTTTAGGCTGAGCTTTCACCTCTCCAGCCTCAGTCTTATATTCAGCCAAACGTCTTGGTCTGAGGAGTGGACCAGCGATGGGAAAATCTAGATTAGAAGTCGCCATCCAACTACATAAACCTCTTCGCCTATAAAAAGATTACACATTTTCTGGCATTATCCCATCTCTGAAGTGAATGGCCAGGCGGCGCAAATCCTTCTCGATGTTTGGACGGTTATCTAGATCATCGTAGAGTGAGGCTACGATTTCCAGTTTTCTGTAATCTTCCGGCTTCACCAGGTTCCTGATCACCTGAAGGCAGCAATCTTTCAAGGTAAAAActataacagaaaaaaaaccaaTTATTTAAAaggatttctgttttataataatGTTCAGAGGATGACATGCTACAATAGTCACTTTTGTTTTTCTCCCCTGTTCAACATGAGGTAAACATATAGGTGATCAGCCCCCCCTAAGCTATCTACTGGGTACAGCAACACGAGTGACAACAGATCCTCTTTAAtaagctctggtaaaataaaggctgagctgtgattttttttttttttttttttttttattaagccaaatttttttttatactattaaaGTAAtaaacccttaaaaaaaaaaagggagagatatcgcccccagcaaccaatcacagctttcctATTTTcatgagctgtggtaaagtgaaagctgagctgtggttgGTCGCTATGGatgaaatctctccactttttcggTCACACATTTAGATAAATCAGAGCCAGGGTGTCACATGTACACCAGAATGGTGCTAATGAAAACATCAACTTGTCTTGCTAAAAGGTCTGGCAATTAGATATGTCGACAAAATATCCTACACAAAAAGaggtccccaaaatttacaaagtgCTCCTTTATGTCTGAGGCCTGTCTCTGAGTCAAGTAGCGCACAAGGGCTAGGTATGGAGTGTTTCTAAAAACGTCAGAATTAGGCGGATAAATATTGCATTGCATTTCTCTGTCAACAGCTCAACAGCTGCCCCGACGATACCTGTTCCCTCTGGGTCTGGTCATTGGGCAGGGGTACGtttgtgtggtagcccttctggcggtctaggggaggtgtgtggccattaggttctgcacctccctgcagGGTACCGACTGTTTAACAGTTCTGTAGCCAGATACTTGGTTAAcaccgggagcatttgtggtctcttagtagcttcggcaaaaagggacattgatcctggaacctcgcaggtgcctTCTGGGCCGGAggggaagggtaaggtttgttggggggcctctctcctttcggagaagggcttccGATAGACTGCACCCTCTGTGCACGCTTTTtcagtgtaacacgtttgcactttttcttgcagttTGGGTAATTGAGAGAACATTCCTCAGCTcttaaagaacaaaaaaaataaaataaaaaaaaaaaagctggttttagggcttgttcacatccaTACCACAGCAGTACACCAGGAGATGTGATTAAATGGTACCTAACATATGACATGATatacccatagacttccattatgTAAAAGTTGGCAAAAGTATGTCAGTGTGGTCCTGTTTTTGTCCCCAGTACATTTGTGTAAAATTTCTGGGATAGAAAAGTTCTGCATGCactacttttttgtaccatgtcttTATCCCCATCGAAGTATATTAGTGacgttttgtgtgattttgtgagattatatatttattaatatctataggcatagcactgatcagtattatcggcgatcttctctggtctgctcaatgccAGACCAGAGAAAAAGACCCTGTGATGACGGTCAGAGCCATCTTGGATGATCCCATCCccgcagcatctgaggggttaatggcggacatcagcgcgatagctgatgtctgccattaccgtcgGGTCACTTGCTGCTGATAGCACCCGGGATCTacagtgcatgatgcgagcaccgtccctaaacattatacattatatagttACTGTACGAGTGTACAGCAGCACACTCCAGTAGGGTGAAAAAATTcaggtctttattcacacaaagtgtgaattgtgtgaataaagacctcAATTTTTAATAACTCCAGACTGGGGAGGGGtttgtgtgcactatataaagAAAGAATTATACCAGTACAAATGGCCACAGGTGCCATTTAAAGTCCACCTCTACTTTGcgtttatttctgtgaaacacctaaaaggttaataaACTTCCTAaaagtcattttaaatactttgataggtgcagtttttaaaatggagatTTTTAACAAGCAGGCTCCTCAAATGAACTGGtcccaaagagaaaaaaaataatatatatatatatatatatatatatatatatatatataattctggcTGTATGAAATGCTGGGAAAGATCAGAGATAATAGTAAAATAAgaagaatgggggagatttagggaCACCTGgtaagaggaaaagtggagcagttaccCACAGCAAtcagatggcttattttttatttgggcctctgaaaaataaaagtagcaatctaattggttgctatggacaactgctacACTTTTCAGctagacaggttttgacaaatctcccccacttGTACTACAGCACTTCCGGGTGCAGGTCCCGTGCATGAAAACGGAGCAAAGCAGCGCAAGTCGATTAATAGAAGcagattacacagtattataactcaatggctaaagaaaaattaaattctCCAAAACCTCTTTATGagtatattcacatgtacagtatcctgcacaaatTTGATGCGCcaaatttgaagctgcagatttcaatgtaatctaaatgactgaacacagcttcaaatcctgcgcagtaTACTGcaagtgtgaacagaccctagaACTGTAACGTGTAGGGATTTTGAGACCAGACATTACTGGTAGTTTTGTAAAACCTATGGCtcgttttacactgtgtgaatagTGACATAGtgacataggcaaccttcggcactgcaaatGTTTTGGACTATATCTCCAATGATGCTTTGGCAGCAATTTGTCTGTACGTGCataatgggagatgtagttcacaacatctgcagtgctgagggCTGCCTACCGCTGCTCTAGATCTGTTTCCAGACCAGggggccaccagctgttgcacaacaactaccagcatgacaggacagtcaacggttgtcctggaatgctgggaattgtagttttgcaacaactggaggccccctggtttggaaacagtgATCTGATGTGCACGTGACGTTACCTGGCAGGCAGATCTTTACAATGGCAGGCTGTCCGTTCACATTCGGGGAGGGGATGTAGATCTCTTTCTTGTTGACGTTTAGCGCCACGTCTGTGTCCACTTCCCGAAACAACCAAATATGACCTGTGGGACCGGAGAGAAACAGAAAGAGTCTCAGACCAGATTGTGGAGTGACAAAGGTTCAGATCCCAGGTGACAATACAGAGCGCGGAGGGAAGGAGGCcctgtttgctgtcagtgaattgaCCCACTCCTGTTACGGGGTTTTATATACACTCTGCTTtgcaagaagccaaagaaatagTCTGGGTATGTCAATGGGAAGGTTTTaactcactgacagcaagcagagatcctgaCAATGGTGAAACAAACAACATGAGAAAGTGGCAGAACTTTTCtctataagtgtttcccaaccagggtgcctccagctgctgcaaaactacaactcccagcatgcccggacagccaaaggctgtccgggcatgctgagagttgtagttttgcaacagctggaggcaccctggctaggaaacactgctctataccatAATGAAGCTTTATTGTATAAAAACTGCAGGTCCCCACTATCAGGACAGGACAGAGCCGCACAGTGTGTACAGCATTCCATGCGTTACCACCAATCAGAACAGGAGAAGCCGAAAGCTCATATACCCAGGTAGGTGTTCATCCTGCGGCCGGTGCCGGGTGCCAGCACGGGATAGGGCTGCGGGTCTCCCTGGAAGTTCACCCAGATGGGCTGCACGGTCCGGGGGCTCCGGTTACAGAACACAACCTGGGTGAGCTGCCGGCTGTTAACGGACCGGAGCTGAGGGACGCCGTTCAGCTGCAGAACTTCTGGATGCATCCCGAGGATTCAAAACTCCAGCCAGGCCTCGACGTGTCACCATAGCAACTAGCAGCGACGTTACGCACGCCACCACGTAAGCCAGCCTGCACGTCGCTGCAAGGTGAacggcattgtgggatttgtagtttagtgCAGGCGAATATTACAGCTGGCATACATTCATTTCATTCATTCCCCTCAGTCAGagcttcttcttttttattttatttatttattttttggggagcGAGCTTTGTGATCACTTTTAGAATTACCATGTTCACACACCCGAATACGGGCGGACATTTGGCACATTTGCTTGAGGCTAGGTTTACATAGGAATTtagaagggggagatttatcaaaacttgtgtagaagaaaagttgaccagttgcccatagcaacgaatcagatcgcttctttcatttttcagaggccttttaaaaacgaaagaagtgacctgattggttgctatgagcaacttgtcaacttttcatctgcatgggttttgataaatctccccctttggttGGAAATTAACCAAAAcaacagacattgccatctatggggactgcagtgtcctagcactggccgcacttggaaacaacagacattgccatctatggggactgcagtgtcctagcgctggccgcacttggattaaacagacattgccatctatggggactgcagtgtcctagagctggccgcacttggaaacaacagacattgccatctatggggactgcaGTGTCCTAGCACTGGCTGCATTTGGAAAcaacagacattgccatctatggggactgcagtgtcctagagctggccgcacttggaaacaacagacattgccatctatggggactgcaGTGTCCTAGCGCTGGCTGCATTTGGAAAcaacagacattgccatctatggggactgcagtgtcctagcactggccgcacttggaaacaacagacattgccatctatggggactgcaGTGTCCTAGCGCTGGCTGCATTTGGAAAcaacagacattgccatctatggggactgcagtgtcctagcactggccgcacttggaaacaacagacattgccatctatggggactgcaGTGTCCTAGAGCTGGCTGCACTTGGATTaaacagacattgccatctatggggactgcagtgtcctagcgctggccgcacttggattaaacagacattgccatctatggggactgcagtgtcctagagctggccgcacttggattaaacagacattgccatctatggggactgcaGTGTCCTAGCACTGGCTGCATTTGGAAAcaacagacattgccatctatggggactgcaGTGTCCTAGAGCTGGCTGCACTTGGATTaaacagacattgccatctatggggactgcaGTGTCCTAGAGCTGGCGGCACTTGG
The sequence above is a segment of the Hyla sarda isolate aHylSar1 chromosome 6, aHylSar1.hap1, whole genome shotgun sequence genome. Coding sequences within it:
- the VHL gene encoding von Hippel-Lindau disease tumor suppressor codes for the protein MHPEVLQLNGVPQLRSVNSRQLTQVVFCNRSPRTVQPIWVNFQGDPQPYPVLAPGTGRRMNTYLGHIWLFREVDTDVALNVNKKEIYIPSPNVNGQPAIVKICLPVFTLKDCCLQVIRNLVKPEDYRKLEIVASLYDDLDNRPNIEKDLRRLAIHFRDGIMPENV